A window of Plasmodium brasilianum strain Bolivian I chromosome 8, whole genome shotgun sequence contains these coding sequences:
- a CDS encoding heat shock protein 60, which yields MRCNKLADAVSVTLGPKGRNVIIEQSFGSPKITKDGVTVAKSIEFNNKLANLGAQMVKQVAANTNDKAGDGTTTATILARSIFQQGCKAVDSGMNPMDLLRGINKGVDKVLEYLNSIKKDVTTTEEIFNVASISANGDKNIGQLIADTMKKVGKEGTITVTEGKTLQHELEIVEGIKFDRGYISPYFINNSKDQKVELDKPYILIHEKKISSVKSLLPVLEHVLQNQSSLLVIAEDVDSDALATLIVNKLRLGLKICAVKAPGFGEHRKALVHDIAVMTGAKVVTEETGLKLDDPDVVSYLGKAKSINVTKDSTLIMEGEGKKDEINERCESIRNAIKMNTSDYEKEKLQERLAKITGGVALIKVGGISEVEVNEIKDRIQDALCATKAAVEEGIVPGGGSALLFASKELDSVQTDNYDQRVGVNIIKDACKAPIKQIAENAGHEGSVVAGNILKEKNCNIGFNAQEGKYVNMIESGIIDPTKVVKTAISDAASIASLMTTTEVAIVDFKDGKGEESQSHMNSVNSMGDMGGMY from the exons ATGA GATGCAATAAATTGGCAGATGCTGTGAGTGTAACATTGGGTCCAAAAGGCAGAAACGTGATAATAGAGCAGTCATTTGGTTCTCCAAAAATTACAAAGGATGGTGTAACAGTTGCAAAAAGCATTGAATTTAACAACAAATTAGCAAATTTAGGTGCACAAATGGTTAAGCAGGTTGCTGCAAATACTAATGACAAAGCAGGTGATGGTACAACTACGGCTACGATTTTAGCTAGGTCTATTTTTCAACAAGGTTGTAAGGCAGTAGATTCTGGTATGAATCCAATGGATTTATTAAGAGGGATAAATAAAGGGGTTGACAAAGTtttagaatatttaaattctataaaaaaagatgttACAACGACAGAAGAAATATTCAACGTAGCTAGTATATCAGCTAATGGTGATAAAAACATTGGTCAACTTATTGCTGATACGATGAAAAAGGTTGGAAAGGAAGGAACAATTACAGTTACAGAAGGAAAGACATTACAACATGAATTAGAAATAGTAGAAGGAATAAAATTTGATAGAGGTTATATATCaccatattttattaataatagtaaagaTCAAAAGGTTGAGCTTGATAAGCCATATATTCTTattcatgaaaaaaaaatttcaagtGTTAAGTCTTTATTACCTGTATTAGAACATGTTTTACAAAATCAGTCATCCTTATTAGTAATAGCAGAAGATGTGGATAGTGATGCTTTGGCTACATTGatagtaaataaattaaggttaggtttaaaaatatgtgcaGTAAAAGCACCAGGATTTGGCGAACATAGAAAAGCCCTTGTTCATGATATTGCTGTTATGACAGGTGCTAAAGTGGTTACAGAAGAAACAGGATTAAAACTAGATGATCCAGATGTTGTTTCTTACTTAGGTAAAGCTAAATCTATTAATGTTACAAAAGATAGTACTTTAATTATGGAAGGGGAAGGgaaaaaagatgaaataaatgaaagaTGTGAAAGTATAAGAAATgctataaaaatgaatacatctgattatgaaaaagagaaattacAAGAACGATTAGCTAAGATTACAGGAGGAGTTGCTTTAATTAAAGTAGGTGGAATAAGTGAAGTTGAagttaatgaaataaaagataGAATACAAGATGCGTTATGTGCAACGAAAGCTGCTGTTGAAGAAGGCATAGTACCAGGTGGTGGTAGTGCATTATTATTCGCTTCAAAAGAATTAGATTCAGTACAAACAGATAATTATGATCAACGAGTTGGTGTAAATATTATCAAAGATGCTTGTAAAGCTCCTATTAAACAAATTGCCGAAAATGCTGGACATGAGGGATCAGTAGTAGCtggaaatattttgaaagaaaaaaactgTAACATTGGATTTAATGCTCAAGAaggaaaatatgtaaatatgatTGAGTCAGGCATTATTGATCCTACTAAAGTTGTTAAGACGGCTATATCGGATGCAGCCTCTATAGCATCCTTAATGACCACAACTGAAGTAGCAATTGTTGACTTCAAAGATGGTAAAGGTGAAGAATCCCAGTCTCATATGAATTCAGTTAACTCCATGGGAGATATGGGTGGCATGTACTGA
- a CDS encoding tubulin binding cofactor c, which yields MDEHLIIDGGDNYDEIVLKILKDTENKIKLIKVNEYNDGILKEINELSDKIIKLKEGLSNIYFQFLKHSSVILYEKKLKELIKEIESLKCTFIQHRNKIELGKFSYNYDNDFLLPECDSVNDEDDSKELIDNQIDITHYKLSFQNIKNERCVQYRKTVINCEVIILDVLSSVLIQKIKNCTIWVAAVESSLLIYNCVECNIITNSKQIRIHNTRETNFYINSMSSPVIENSKKLFFSPYNLNYDGLSELLKKININKNSSKWTEILDFNWQNTQVENN from the exons atggatgagCATTTAATAATTGATGGGGGTGATAATTATGATGAAATTGTTCTTAAAATCTTGAAAG ACactgaaaataaaattaaactaaTTAAAGTCAACGAGTACAACGATGgcatattaaaagaaatcaACGAACTAAGcgataaaattataaaactaAAAGAGGGGTtatcaaatatatactttcaGTTTCTCAAGCACAGTTCAGtcattttatatgaaaag AAactaaaagaattaataaaagaaattgaaTCTCtaaaatgtacatttattcagcatagaaataaaatagaattagGAAAATTTAGTTACAACTACGATAATGATTTTCTTCTTCCTGAATGTGATAGTGTTAATGACGAAGATGATAGTAAAGAATTAATCGACAATCAGATTGATATTACTCATTATAAACTatcttttcaaaatattaaaaatgaaaggtGCGTACAATACAGGAAAACAGTA ATTAATTGTGAAGTTATAATTCTCGATGTTCTAAGTTCTGTATTAATacagaaaattaaaaactgCACGATTTG GGTTGCAGCCGTTGAATCGTcccttttaatatataattgcgTAGAATGCAATATTATAACTAATTCGAAGcaa ATAAGAATACATAACACAAGAGAAACCAATTTCTACATTAACTCAATGAGTTCACCCGTTATTGAGaa CTCGAAgaaactatttttttctccctATAATCTGAATTATGATGGTCTGtcagaattattaaaaaaaattaacataaataaaaattcaagcAAGTGGACAGAAATTTTGGATTTTAACTGGCAGAATACACAGgtagaaaataattaa